From the Asterias amurensis chromosome 1, ASM3211899v1 genome, the window ctattgctattgctattgctattgctattgctattgctattgctattgctattgctattgctattgctattgctattgctattgctattgctattgctattgctattgctcttgctcttgctcttgctcttgctcttgctcttgctcttgctcttgctcttgctcttgctcttgctcttgctcttgctcttgctcttgctcttgctcttgctcttgctcttgctcttgctcttgctcttgctcttgctcttgctcttgctcttgctcttgctcttgctcttgctcttgctcttgctcttgctcttgctcttgctcttgctcttgctcttgctcttgctcttgctcttgctcttgctcttgctcttgctcttgctcttgctcttgctcttgctcttgctcttgctcttgctcttgctcttgctcttgctcttgctcttgctcttgctcttgctcttgctcttgctcttgctcttgctcttgctcttgctcttgctcttgctcttgctcttgctcttgctcttgctcttgctcttgctcttgctcttgctcttgctcttgctcttgctcttgctcttgctcttgctcttgctcttgctcttgctcttgctcttgctcttgctcttgctcttgctcttgctcttgctcttgctcttgctcttgctcttgctcttgctcttgctcttgctcttgctcttgctcttgctcttgctcttgctcttgctcttgctcttgctcttgctcttgctcttgctcttgctcttgctcttgctcttgctcttgctcttgctcttgctcttgctcttgctcttgctcttgctcttgctcttgctcttgctcttgctcttgctcttgctcttgctcttgctcttgctcttgctcttgctcttgctcttgctcttgctcttgctcttgctcttgttcttgttcttgttcttgttcttgttcttgttcttgttattatttgtatgtATCCAACCCATTGTGTCCAACAAACCATTTAGGCCCTCATTGCGAGAAGCATACAATCCCAACCCATTGTTTTCACAAACTGTGTAAGACAAACAGTGATGCTCATGGTAGAAAGACCAGTTGTTCGAAAAGATGGTCAAAGTATAGAATATAATGGTTCATGATATACATGTTTCGCTAATATACCCCAAATTTTGTGCTGTACTATATACAAAAGAATCTAATTATTTCGTACAATGATACATATTTAAAGTAAATCTACATTTGAAGTAAATTCGTTATGcctagttttaaaaaaacttggaACTGCTACCACTATTTCTGTATAAGAGTTATCGAGTCATTTGTTCTACTtcgaaacaaataaaaatctgtaTTATATTAAATGCCTTGCCTTGTTTACAGCAAATGCAGAGTAATGCCGTTGATatgcaaacaataatttgtatttacaaGAAATTGAAAAtagactttaaagacactgagtACTAttagtagttgtcaaagaccagtcttccacttggtgtatcttacaaaaaaattattatgcataaaatgactaacctgtgaaaattggaactcaattggccgttgaagttgcgagatattaaataatgaaagaaaaacacccttgtcaaacgaagttgtgtgcttttagtgcttgatttcaagacctctaaatccaattctgaggtctcgaaatcaaattcgtggaaaattacttctttcttgaaaactacgttgcttcagagggagcctattctcacaatgttatttactcaacctctccccattaggcctactcgttaccaagtaaggttttatgccaataattattttgagtaattacaaatagtgcccGCTGTCtttcaaaatgtatttaaacATTAAGTAACTAActacaaggaaaactgactgggtaagtttttaaaactgattttgggtttgaacaaagaacaaatttACGGGAGCGGGGTTTGAACAATATTTGGCACCCTCCAACAGGGGTGTGATAAACAGGGAGACCGCCTACATAGTTCGTTagtccggaggtcgttggtccAAGTCACAATTAAATTGTGCTGTGTTTAAAACCATTTAAATTTAAACAGTTACACGTTTAGATCGCCCTTGTTATTAAGTGAGGGAGattgttatttatatatttttggaaaagaaaataaaacaaacattggcaATTATTCAGTGATTAACAATAttggtgttttcttttcttgtagTTGATAGAGAATGAGTCAACTCATCTTGACCCTCAAATCGTCATTACCACTCGAAAACATCTCGACGATGCCTTGAGACGAGAAAACGGGGCGCTCCGTCTCCTGCGATATCAAGTAGACCTCTTGAGGAAAGAAAACACTGAGCTGAAGAAAGATGTAGACAAGTTGAAATCAAAGAAACTGAAAAATGGCCTCAAGATTGAGGAAAATGGTGAGGACCACAAAGTCCCAGAGACTAATGGGAAGGACACTGGTGCTACTCTGAGGAGGGAAGCTTCAGAGGAACATCTTGTCAGCTTAAGAATGGAGAATGAGAAGCTGAGAAAGAGCAACGATCAACTACAGAGCTGCTTGGAGGAGCACAAGAAAGCTGAACGCAAACAAAACGGCAGTAGGAATGGACTGACCAATGGGGAGACTCATAGGACTGAAACAACCAATGGGATGTCCAGTGAGGATGAGGTTGAGGACAGACAAAATGGAAGGCTGTCACCGAGAAGTAACGGAGTAGGAGAGGACAGAGTCGACGGGAAGACGTTAAGGACAACGTTGAAGAAAGGGAGTGATAATGGGGCGGGGACAAGCGGGACTAGCTTGGTATCAGGTAGGCATCAGTGATTTAACGCAAGCCTTGTTCATACTTCCTCTGAATGCAATATACGAAGTTTAACGTCACAGATTTGATGCGGATAATTTGCAATAGTTGAACTGAGTTGAACGTCACATGGCCGTTTTCGAAGCAAATGTTTCACAGGAACTgagttcaactcctgcgaaacatttgcttagAAAAcggccatgtgacgtcaaaatttgcttcgcatacGCCTTGACAGGgaatatgaaccaggcttaaagcAGTAAACACCCAAGTGGCTGGGCTCACAGGGTTtaagttttaaatgttttcttcttttccaaCAGTCAATTGTCTCCGAAAGGTTGAGGGCTCCTTCCACGACTGTGATGAGATCTTGGAGCAGAGGCTGAAGTCACATATGGCTGCAAAGGGTGTTGACCTTGTCCTGAATGAGTGGAGCCCTGGTAGGGACCATCATATGGTGACACTGGTGCACTGCGTCGCATCCAACGATGCCACTAAGAATATTAAAAAAGCTCTGGACGGAGTCAGTAGTAAGTAGTAGCAGTGGATTGTTCTCATATCTTAGCATGTATTTTTCAATCATTTATTCTCCTATCTGGGTGGAATATTCAGTGAATCTTCACTTCTCCTGTtggttagacttgactcaagtccgtTCTCCCTATAACGCCAACGTGGCACAGATATGGGGGTTGCAGGTGTGCCAGGAAATTCCGTCTGCCTATGAGAAGTAGTTTATACACCGTCAGCCATTTGGGGGGacaaaatctcctgccacatcAGCCACGCCAAAGTTTTCTGGCGTTGGGTGGTTGGACTgtaaaaataaaaggactctcacAGGATTGGGGCTTGATTCCAGTCGGACTGATGGTCTGAGctctaagcacaaaacaaatcacaaacaatttaaaaaaaaacagtttaaagggtctatgtttaaatttttgtctcaatgatcatgagacgaatattattttagcatgtaaaaacgtattttcatgacattgttttactcatttctcaaaaactacagcacctcagcaattttaaggtacgctttctactatcattatcttcaaacggtgcaagtttaatgtaaatctgtggacattgtgttttgtgtaacaaaaagtatccaaatcctttaagtaatCTCAAATTACCGGCTATGGCTGCAGGTGTGGCTTGATAGGATGCAGCCAATACAGGTGCTCAGCATTTAATTTTCCCTgagaccagggtccaatttcctaaaacctgaaagcacaaaaacttgctattactaaaatatgtgtgctttcactaaacaaggcttcaggcctgaaatcttttaatatttgagtgagaaatgacctttttctcaaaaactatgttacctcagacatgtcagagaAAGTCTTTTCTCccattgttttatactgtcaaccaaacaggttttatgcttagaattattttgacttattaccaacagtgtccagtgcctttaaacatggaCAAAAGTAAGAGAATGAAAATAAAACCCACAGATGTTGATGACTTCTTCATTCTCTCATTCTGTTCTGTCGTTGTTGTACTTCAGGTGATGCAGAGATTGTACTGGTTGTCTTCCACACAGCAAGCCAAGATGCAAAGAGGAAAGATCCTGAAACAGAGTCTCTTAGCCTTCCTGAACTCTCCAATGCCTGCCTAGTGGTAGACGTCTTCTTCAGTAAGAAGGACAGTCTGTATCGATGTAATCAGAACAACAAAGCCATGTCTCGACTCTTACACCTTTTTGAGATGATTTGTTGAGGTATGTGTTGTAGCTTGCCAAACctctttttcacagagcttgggaaagtactgagtatacagtgctagcactAATTGGTGTGTTagggtaaaacccaaatgaaTACAATACAGCTGTTCGGTTGGTTCACCAAATGCTAACAATAGAGTTCACCAAATGCTAACAAATGGGCGGTTACCTGTTACTATCACATGGTGGTTGGAGTTGTTTACAGATACATGCGAATCATCAGTTTGTAGGTTTGTTGCTCATTGTATGTGTGTGTGCAATATGTGCACAGCAGCACAGAcacctttgtttttttctttcttttttgaggGTTGTTTGCTGTATTATGATACTTGTTttattctcatcaaatatgtGTAGATGTCACTtacatattgtttttgttagttTTCACTCCTACCCTAGGAGCTTCATCAGGCGCtgtttgaaaaacatttctggAGCTTGTATTCTTGTCTTTTTTGTTGGAAGGTACtccctcctcccccccccctgcctATGATCCTCATGGCCTCCTTGGTATTTTTGGAATGTATCATTAAAATCTCTTTTACATGTAATTTAAGAGTAAAAATGTcatcttttctttctttcttttgtttcagTTGTTTGTCAGAACCCAAACGAGCAGTTGGTAAGCGTTGAGGCTGGGGGAACCAATTTACACACTGAGATATGCATCATAACTGATGATCAAAGTGAATATTCAACAACTATGGATTACTCATGGAGTATTCTGCAATGGAGTGTTCAGCAGTATGCTGACCATGGAGTATTCTGCAGTGTGCTGATTTGGCCATGGAGTATTCTGCAGTATACTGATGGAGTATTCTGCAGTATGCTGATGTACCGTGGAGTATTCTGCAGTATGCTGATGTACCGTGGAGTATTCTGCAGTAGTATGCTATACCATGGAGTATTCTGCAGTATGCTGATGGAGTATTCTGCAGTATGCTGATGTACTGTGGAGTATTCTGCAGTATGCTGATGTACCGTGGAGTATTCTGCAATAGTATGCTATACCATGGAGTATTCTGCAGTATGCTGATGTACTGTGGAGTATTCTGCAGTATGCTGATGTATCGTGGAGTATTCTGCAGTAGTATGCTATACCATGGAGTATTCTGCAGTATGCTGATGGAGTATTCTGCAGTATGCTGATGGAGTATTCTGCAGTATGCTATACCATGGAGTATTCTGCAGTATACTGATATACCATGAAGTATTCTGCAGTAAGAGGCTGATGAAAATGCTTCAAAATGCTCAAAAGTACTGAATTATTTTTAactaaacttttaattttgttttatataaattaTATATCATACTTTTACGGTTCAACAAAAACGTACTTATTACATATTCTTTTTAATGcaaattttatttgttgttattattgataTCATTGGTCCAAGAAGACTGATATTTCCAAcactttttatttcattcagtgAATTATATTGTAAGTTttcgtttttttatatatttgttatatCTTGTGGAAGGAGGGAGATCTCAGAAAAATATAACTCACACACAAAGTGAGATGGGAGTTTGAGAAGGTCACACACTCGTAtcttaaaattgtttaaatgcatgtacacacaaaatCAAACCAGAGTTGTGAGGTCAATATTCGATTCCTATTCGCAGGAAATTTTAACCAGGCTTGAGTGAACGCCCTTTGATTAAAAGTTACCTGGCATGTGACAAGTACCAATTGGATTAAGCTGGTATGTCTGATGTCACTGCCAGCATCCATGACTAGTATTCAATCACTGATGTGACAAGTACCAATTGGGTTAGGCTGGTACGTCTGATGTCACTGCCAGCATCCATGACTAGTATTCAATCACTGATGTGACAAGTACCAATTGGGTTAGGCTGGTACGTCTGATGTCACTGTCAGCATCCATGACTAGTATTCAATCACTGATGTGACAAGTACCAGTTGGGTTAGGCTGGTACGTCTGATGTCACTGTCAGCATCCATGACTAGTATTCAATCACTGATGTGACAAGTACCAGTTGGGTTAGGCTGGTACGTCTGATGTCACTGTCAGCATCCATGACTAGTATTCAATCACTGATGTGACAAGTACCAGTTGGGTTAGGCTGGTACGTCTGATGTCACTGCCAGCATCCATGACTAGTATTCAATCACTGATGTGACAAGTACCAATTGGGTTAGGCTGGTACGTCTGATGTCACTGTCAGCATCCATGACTAGTATTCAATCACTGATGTGACAAGTACCAGTTGGGTTAGGCTGGTACGTCTGATGTCACTGTCAGCATCCATGACTAGTATTCAATCACTGATGTGACAAGTACCAGTTGGGTTAGGCTGGTACGTCTGATGTCACTGTCAGCATCCATGACTAGTATTCAATCACTGATGTGACAAGTACCAGTTGGGTTAGGCTGGTACGTCTGATGTCACTGCCAGCATCCATGACTAGTATTCAATCACTGATGTGACAAGTACCAATTGGGTTAGGCTGGTACGTCTGATGTCACTGTCAGCATCCATGACTAGTATTCAATCACTGATGTGACAAGTACCAGTTGGGTTAGGCTGGTACGTCTGATGTCACTGTCAGCATCCATGACTAGTATTCAATCACTGATGTGACAAGTACCAGTTGGGTTAGGCTGGTACGTCTGATGTCACTGCCAGCATCCATGACTAGTATTCAATCACTGAAATCTGCATTTAAATTCAATGagaaaactttgtttaaaactaaaaaattatgaagaaaaacaattatgggAGAACATAGCAACACAGCAACTCAGCAAAGGAACGGGTACAAATGCCAAGGGAAGCGTTTGCTTTATACTCATTCCTACTTAGCAATCCTCATTGTGCTAAGCTCTGCTACTGCTGCATGTTAATAGAGTTGGTgtaatttgggttttttggtCCATCCTCTTGGTGtgcaaaaaaaatgctttacttcTGAAATATGCtgataaatttgtaaatattaagCAACAAATGCACTCTGTGTCATATTCAgtatttgaaattgattttatACTATCTACTATGTTccaaggccgtgtccgaaaagGCAACTTTgactacagctatggctagatcgcaCTCAGTCCAACTATTATTCGCTGCAAATTTGTGACTTCAAAATGTTTATTGCATGAACGGGCTTTGGGCTGCAGGCATAAGGCTGCGCAGCAGGCGACTACAAGTTTCTTGCAGTTACTTTGATCTTGGGCAAGTGTTACGAATAGGTCGTGGAGAGCTGCTTCAGTAGAAAATATACTGCTTGAtagtttcctgcttagcagaaataagtaGGATAGCAGTCACaaaatgtgacatggtattttggctgatatCCCTGTTCTGATAAGCATACTTTTGATgtacttggctactttttgtgcttaagaagcTCTTTAAAATTGAGCCCTAATCACAGCATGCCTTCCCATCTCCAAGCAGCCATCCAATGTCATGTCAGAAATGATGTGCGTTGCcttccagcagccgatttcacaaaacttcacGCAACTGCGTaggtccacttgcgcaacgtgtATGGCGCAAGTTGTCCTTCAATAAGGTGATTTATGAACGAAAGGTATACAGGTACATCATGTTGAGTTGGAGTCTGTGTCCAAGGAACTTTGAGTTGCTGAGTTCCTATACAAGCTACAAATGCTCCACAATTAATAGGTCACAATAACACTTATTTCTGTGTTTGTTTGAgggttttaatattttttttgttttttaattgtatacTCCTAATAATATGGTTACTATGCTGGTTAGGGAATTGTGTCTTTAACTAGAATGAAAACAACCTAAACTTTACACGGAAACcaggtcaaaaagtaaaataacatttgttttgcataACGGACTTCGGACTTCATATTAATTTGTATCTGTGACTGCCATGGTTGTGTTGTCTGATCATCTACAAATCAGAGTGGATTTGTCGAACTTGTAGTGATTTTAGCATACTTGTTTCtatttgattaaaataaaacttatgCTTGGAAGCCAAATACCCTTGGAGTCCTCCAAGTAGTGAACTAATTTATATCGAAACGTCCTATATTTCCTTCCTCAATGAAACGTCCAAATGTGTTGGCTCTGATAGGTAAATCTAGTGTTATTCGGGCAAGCTGTTTTGAAACATACATGAAAAGTAATAGCTATAGGGTATGAATTAACCATTTTGATTCTcattgcacaaaacaaaaacaacaaggcTGAAAGAGAGGTAGAGTCCAAATTAGTGGCTATACGTATATCAGCTTGATAGGACATCCATAAccacacccttagcaacagtgcAGCCCTAGCCACGTCAtcacctacctccatggttaaagtaTAAGGTGACCATatcaacacccttagcaacagtatCTCTAGCCATAGCCACACGGCTACGTCTATTGCTTGATCGCTGATTCGTCATGTGTTAAAGTATAGGATTTCATTAGCAACACCTGCCCCAGCAGTAGTCCTCTATAGCTGTAGAcgtagccaccaatttggaTACAGCCCGATTTACAAAAAATAGATTGTAGTCGGGTACTCCCGTTAATAGTCACACAAGTACTAATCAAGTTCGCAGTAAATCAAATCCTGTCTAAGGGAACTAGACAAGTAGATTTCAAACTTATGGACCGATTACATATACACtggtaaacttgtttatttCTATTTGTAAATGTATATTGGCATATAGTATTCTATCAATTCAAAatagttttcattttttattataattttatagCTTCTTTTAGTTATTTCTTAATGTAAAATAGATTAAAATAATGTGAacttaatattataataaccaTTTTCATAGAATTTGTATAATTAATATTGTAATTTGTGTTTGCACAAACTTACAGTCACATTAAGAGTCAATGCAGAGTCAGTACATTtagaatatttttgaaaaaaagtattttatttactGTATTTTATTTACTGTCCCTTGCTAAAGTTTTATAGCAATGCTTACTGTGTAATTCTGCGCTTATTgtcaccattctttgcttgcAGGAAGCATCAAAATttttgcgctagctgtgtaagcaaaaaaataggCCGAAGTACACAGTTGCTCACAAGCatggattttctttttctttttttcccgcTTACAgataagcagaaccatgaactTTAGTTCGTATGGTGTGAAATTTGTAATAACCAATAATCATTttctcaatttgtttatctaTCGGTAAGCTCCTTTAGAATCGAGTTAAGTGAGTTGTCGGGCTGTGAAGTACATGTTTGTATCGTGGTACGGGGTGGTTGGGTTGGCTTAGGtttctttcctcgccttccacctctaggaccctggttcgaatcacgcCATGGACACTATAtgtagattgggttttcagtccctaccggTTTGCTTTGTTTCAATCTGAAATAATTCCCTGGGGTTTTCATCCAACATTAAAACCGGAACTCGTAGGCTTCACAACCAGGATttataaagaaatatttttgatcATACCTTGAAACAAAACTGTTAATTTATGATAAACAATCACAAAACAACTGTactattttattaatttgtttatattgagggttattttttataaacttgACAGGGGCCTCATTACCGATTGTCATTTAGGAAAGAAGTGTTGCCAATTGTTATTTCTATTTGCCAAACTAAAAACAGTATACTCAGGTAAAAACAACTTCCAAAATGAAAAGGTTATTCATCAGTGTTTCCTTCAAACTTTTACATTGTCatgtaaaagttgttttttatttgtttaatatgtGTATGAATCTTAAAGTGGGACTAAAATAAAGTACGCTTCTAAAAATCAAATGATGTGATTATCTTAAGAATATCTTTACATTATAGGAAATAtcttaagataaaaatattatcTTTAGAAATAATGTAGACTTATAAGACTTCAACTGCCATTATATGTTTTGATTAAGTAATTTCCTCTAAATAAAAAGGTTTCAGTGAAGGCAAcaggataaaaaatattattaaatttttacgtacaaagttgtgtgtattataataataataacattttgtttttaaacaattattataatacGGTATGTACAGCCGACCCCTGTTGATTGGGCACAACACATTATAAATCTACATATTGGGCAAATGTGTTTTGCctggttaaacaaaaaaatgttcccaTGGAACTGCTTCCACTATTTCTATTTTAAGATTTACCAAGTCATTTGTTCTACttcaaaatcaaaaagaaaaatctgTATGATAACAAATGCCCTGCCTTATTTACAGCAAATGCAGAATAATACCGTTGATatgcaaacaataatttgtatttacaaGAAATTAACAATAGACTTTaatctttagaaaaaaatatttaaacattaaGTAACTAACCAGATGGGAAACTGATATGTACATAAGTTGTTGAAAagattttgggtttgaacaatgacaaatctactagagcgggatttgaacaaaCAACCTCCGGATACACGCATCAGTTTTCAATGtgaaaactttgtttaaaactaaaaaattatgaagaaaaacaattatgggAGAACATAGCAACACA encodes:
- the LOC139945112 gene encoding uncharacterized protein, whose translation is MLPRTQSKDKIQSDKLIENESTHLDPQIVITTRKHLDDALRRENGALRLLRYQVDLLRKENTELKKDVDKLKSKKLKNGLKIEENGEDHKVPETNGKDTGATLRREASEEHLVSLRMENEKLRKSNDQLQSCLEEHKKAERKQNGSRNGLTNGETHRTETTNGMSSEDEVEDRQNGRLSPRSNGVGEDRVDGKTLRTTLKKGSDNGAGTSGTSLVSVNCLRKVEGSFHDCDEILEQRLKSHMAAKGVDLVLNEWSPGRDHHMVTLVHCVASNDATKNIKKALDGVSSDAEIVLVVFHTASQDAKRKDPETESLSLPELSNACLVVDVFFSKKDSLYRCNQNNKAMSRLLHLFEMIC